Proteins from a single region of Syngnathus typhle isolate RoL2023-S1 ecotype Sweden linkage group LG10, RoL_Styp_1.0, whole genome shotgun sequence:
- the map7d1a gene encoding MAP7 domain-containing protein 1a isoform X1: MEPNYGAAETILNKKTRPDPEGASSPRIPRDRTASPAKKLTTPTKADVIRRTPGSPASPAPRPKRDTMKSEERQQLAKERREEKAKYLEELSKLQAAKKSQWLEKEERAQQLREQQLEERRRRLEEQRVLAEKRRAALEERQKQKLEKNKERYEAAIHRSAKKTWAEIRQQRWSWAGNQNPNQKESRCSLSTVNLPKHVDSALNKRLSKSSATLWNSPSRTRNVALSPWESSIVDRLMTPTLAFLARSRSAASVLPNGKDGQSPLCPRSSSASPLTLCAHQRCSERWRVTSSTPDITQRQHRRSSTPMDRTKKEKKDKERENEKEKNALTKEKSLKKRQSLPSMRHRADLSPSPLSRPRPSSPAMPKGRTASPSPAASPRPPSTRGSPSTPKGRPRRARTPAKVDHRTSSPVQLERVREHRRPSTPENHSRRSPVIPAVRNSMASSKSASPSPEPYIKDVPSAAAAAPKPMAGTNNPEEAARILAEKRRQAREQRVREEEDRREQEEKERLLREERLAREEEDRRRREEEARAMAEEQQRRDEEQRMREEEEARERAVAEQEENVRLQKQKEEAEAKAREEAEKQRLEREKHFQKEEQERLERKKRLEEIMKRTRKSEASDKKETKCALPEPYPESANEVKECELNLDNNNKTEHGHSRQNPPGQTQLNGLQSSRRERNGLSAKVDAAAAAHLVEDIIINAANGARGRSEADGHDILAYDDGGGSTAAAFVKKAAPLKAQHVAEVL; the protein is encoded by the exons ATGGAGCCAAATTACGGAGCAGCAGAAACAA TACTGAACAAGAAGACGAGGCCCGATCCAGAAGGGGCGAGCAGTCCTCGCATCCCCCGCGACAGAACGGCGTCGCCGGCCAAGAAACTGACCACTCCGACCAAAGCTGACGTGATTCGAAGAACGCCTGGCTCGCCGGCATCACCTGCCCCGCGGCCCAAAAGAG ACACCATGAAGTCAGAGGAGAGGCAGCAACTGGCTAAGGAGAGGCGAGAGGAAAAAGCCAAATATCTCG AAGAGCTGAGCAAGTTACAAG CTGCCAAGAAGAGCCAATGGCTGGAGAAGGAGGAGAGGGCACAGCAGCTGAGGGAGCAGCAGCTGGAGGAACGACGCAGGAGGCTGGAGGAGCAACGCGTCCTGGCGGAGAAACGCCGGGCCGCCCTTGAGGAGCGACAAAAGCAGAAGCTGGAGAAGAACAAG GAACGCTACGAGGCAGCCATCCACCGTTCCGCCAAGAAGACGTGGGCCGAAATCCGCCAACAGAGGTGGTCCTGGGCTGGCAACCAGAACCCCAACCAGAAAGAGA GCAGATGCTCTCTCTCCACCGTCAACCTGCCCAAACACGTGGACTCGGCCCTAAACAAGCGTCTCTCCAAGTCCTCGgccacactgtggaactcccccAGCAGAA CCCGTAACGTTGCCCTGAGCCCCTGGGAGAGCAGCATCGTGGACCGCCTGATGACGCCCACCTTGGCTTTCCTGGCTCGGAGCCGCAGCGCCGCCAGCGTGCTCCCGAACGGAAAAGACGGAC AGTCCCCGCTGTGCCCCCGCTCGTCGTCCGCCAGCCCCTTAACACTGTGCGCCCACCAGCGCTGCTCCGAGCGCTGGAGGGTGACGTCCAGCACGCCCGACATCACCCAGCGCCAGCACAGACGGAGCTCCACACCC ATGGACAGAACCAAAAAGGAGAAGAAAGACAAGGAGCGGGAGAACGAGAAAGAGAAAAATGCCCTGACAAAGGAGAAGTCCCTCAAGAAGAGGCAATCGCTTCCCAGCATGAGACACAGAGCAGACCTGAG TCCGAGTCCGCTATCGAGACCGCGGCCGTCATCGCCCGCCATGCCCAAAGGCAGGACCGCCTCGCCAAGTCCCGCCGCCTCCCCGAGGCCCCCCTCCACACGCGGCAGCCCGTCGACCCCCAAGGGACGGCCCAGGAGGGCGAGGACCCCCGCCAAGGTGGACCATCGCACCTCCTCCCCCGTCCAGCTGGAGCGAGTGAGGGAACATCGCAGGCCAAGCACCCCGGAGAACCACAGTCGGC GTTCTCCTGTGATTCCTGCTGTCAGAAACTCAATGGCTTCCAGCAAATCTGCCTCGCCGTCACCCGAGCCATATATCAAGGACGTTccttcggcggcggcggcggcccccaAGCCCATGGCGGGCACCAACAACCCAGAGGAGGCGGCCCGCATCCTGGCAGAGAAACGGCGGCAGGCTCGCGAGCAACGcgtgagggaggaggaggatcgCCGAGAGCAGGAGGAGAAGGAAAG GCTTCTGAGAGAGGAGCGCCTGgccagggaggaggaggacaggCGTCGGCGAGAGGAAGAGGCGCGAGCCATGGCCGAGGAGCAGCAGAGGAGGGATGAGGAGCAGCGgatgagggaggaggaggaggccaggGAGCGAGCCGTGGCCGAGCAGGAGGAGAACGTTCGGCTGCAAAAGCAG AAAGAGGAAGCTGAGGCAAAAGCTCGCGAGGAGGCGGAGAAGCAGCGCCTGGAGAGGGAGAAGCACTTCcagaaggaggagcaggagaGGCTGGAGAGGAAAAAG CGTCTGGAGGAGATTATGAAGAGGACGCGTAAATCGGAGGCAAGCGACAAG AAGGAGACTAAATGCGCATTGCCAGAGCCGTATCCAGAGAGTGCGAATGAGGTCAAAG AATGCGAGCTCAACctggacaacaacaacaagacggAACATGGACACAGCAGACAAAA CCCCCCGGGCCAAACTCAGCTCAACGGGCTCCAGTCCAGCAGACGCGAGCGCAACGGCTTATCGGCCAAAGTGgacgcagcggcggcggcgcactTGGTGGAGGACATCATCATCAACGCCGCCAACGGCGCGCGGGGGCGCTCCGAGGCTGACGGCCACGACATCCTGGCctacgacgacggcggcggcagcaCCGCCGCCGCCTTTGTGAAGAAAGCGGCGCCGCTGAAAGCGCAGCACGTGGCAG aAGTGCTGTGA
- the map7d1a gene encoding MAP7 domain-containing protein 1a isoform X3, translating to MEPNYGAAETILNKKTRPDPEGASSPRIPRDRTASPAKKLTTPTKADVIRRTPGSPASPAPRPKRDTMKSEERQQLAKERREEKAKYLEELSKLQAAKKSQWLEKEERAQQLREQQLEERRRRLEEQRVLAEKRRAALEERQKQKLEKNKERYEAAIHRSAKKTWAEIRQQRWSWAGNQNPNQKETRNVALSPWESSIVDRLMTPTLAFLARSRSAASVLPNGKDGQSPLCPRSSSASPLTLCAHQRCSERWRVTSSTPDITQRQHRRSSTPMDRTKKEKKDKERENEKEKNALTKEKSLKKRQSLPSMRHRADLSPSPLSRPRPSSPAMPKGRTASPSPAASPRPPSTRGSPSTPKGRPRRARTPAKVDHRTSSPVQLERVREHRRPSTPENHSRRSPVIPAVRNSMASSKSASPSPEPYIKDVPSAAAAAPKPMAGTNNPEEAARILAEKRRQAREQRVREEEDRREQEEKERLLREERLAREEEDRRRREEEARAMAEEQQRRDEEQRMREEEEARERAVAEQEENVRLQKQKEEAEAKAREEAEKQRLEREKHFQKEEQERLERKKRLEEIMKRTRKSEASDKKETKCALPEPYPESANEVKECELNLDNNNKTEHGHSRQNPPGQTQLNGLQSSRRERNGLSAKVDAAAAAHLVEDIIINAANGARGRSEADGHDILAYDDGGGSTAAAFVKKAAPLKAQHVAEVL from the exons ATGGAGCCAAATTACGGAGCAGCAGAAACAA TACTGAACAAGAAGACGAGGCCCGATCCAGAAGGGGCGAGCAGTCCTCGCATCCCCCGCGACAGAACGGCGTCGCCGGCCAAGAAACTGACCACTCCGACCAAAGCTGACGTGATTCGAAGAACGCCTGGCTCGCCGGCATCACCTGCCCCGCGGCCCAAAAGAG ACACCATGAAGTCAGAGGAGAGGCAGCAACTGGCTAAGGAGAGGCGAGAGGAAAAAGCCAAATATCTCG AAGAGCTGAGCAAGTTACAAG CTGCCAAGAAGAGCCAATGGCTGGAGAAGGAGGAGAGGGCACAGCAGCTGAGGGAGCAGCAGCTGGAGGAACGACGCAGGAGGCTGGAGGAGCAACGCGTCCTGGCGGAGAAACGCCGGGCCGCCCTTGAGGAGCGACAAAAGCAGAAGCTGGAGAAGAACAAG GAACGCTACGAGGCAGCCATCCACCGTTCCGCCAAGAAGACGTGGGCCGAAATCCGCCAACAGAGGTGGTCCTGGGCTGGCAACCAGAACCCCAACCAGAAAGAGA CCCGTAACGTTGCCCTGAGCCCCTGGGAGAGCAGCATCGTGGACCGCCTGATGACGCCCACCTTGGCTTTCCTGGCTCGGAGCCGCAGCGCCGCCAGCGTGCTCCCGAACGGAAAAGACGGAC AGTCCCCGCTGTGCCCCCGCTCGTCGTCCGCCAGCCCCTTAACACTGTGCGCCCACCAGCGCTGCTCCGAGCGCTGGAGGGTGACGTCCAGCACGCCCGACATCACCCAGCGCCAGCACAGACGGAGCTCCACACCC ATGGACAGAACCAAAAAGGAGAAGAAAGACAAGGAGCGGGAGAACGAGAAAGAGAAAAATGCCCTGACAAAGGAGAAGTCCCTCAAGAAGAGGCAATCGCTTCCCAGCATGAGACACAGAGCAGACCTGAG TCCGAGTCCGCTATCGAGACCGCGGCCGTCATCGCCCGCCATGCCCAAAGGCAGGACCGCCTCGCCAAGTCCCGCCGCCTCCCCGAGGCCCCCCTCCACACGCGGCAGCCCGTCGACCCCCAAGGGACGGCCCAGGAGGGCGAGGACCCCCGCCAAGGTGGACCATCGCACCTCCTCCCCCGTCCAGCTGGAGCGAGTGAGGGAACATCGCAGGCCAAGCACCCCGGAGAACCACAGTCGGC GTTCTCCTGTGATTCCTGCTGTCAGAAACTCAATGGCTTCCAGCAAATCTGCCTCGCCGTCACCCGAGCCATATATCAAGGACGTTccttcggcggcggcggcggcccccaAGCCCATGGCGGGCACCAACAACCCAGAGGAGGCGGCCCGCATCCTGGCAGAGAAACGGCGGCAGGCTCGCGAGCAACGcgtgagggaggaggaggatcgCCGAGAGCAGGAGGAGAAGGAAAG GCTTCTGAGAGAGGAGCGCCTGgccagggaggaggaggacaggCGTCGGCGAGAGGAAGAGGCGCGAGCCATGGCCGAGGAGCAGCAGAGGAGGGATGAGGAGCAGCGgatgagggaggaggaggaggccaggGAGCGAGCCGTGGCCGAGCAGGAGGAGAACGTTCGGCTGCAAAAGCAG AAAGAGGAAGCTGAGGCAAAAGCTCGCGAGGAGGCGGAGAAGCAGCGCCTGGAGAGGGAGAAGCACTTCcagaaggaggagcaggagaGGCTGGAGAGGAAAAAG CGTCTGGAGGAGATTATGAAGAGGACGCGTAAATCGGAGGCAAGCGACAAG AAGGAGACTAAATGCGCATTGCCAGAGCCGTATCCAGAGAGTGCGAATGAGGTCAAAG AATGCGAGCTCAACctggacaacaacaacaagacggAACATGGACACAGCAGACAAAA CCCCCCGGGCCAAACTCAGCTCAACGGGCTCCAGTCCAGCAGACGCGAGCGCAACGGCTTATCGGCCAAAGTGgacgcagcggcggcggcgcactTGGTGGAGGACATCATCATCAACGCCGCCAACGGCGCGCGGGGGCGCTCCGAGGCTGACGGCCACGACATCCTGGCctacgacgacggcggcggcagcaCCGCCGCCGCCTTTGTGAAGAAAGCGGCGCCGCTGAAAGCGCAGCACGTGGCAG aAGTGCTGTGA
- the map7d1a gene encoding MAP7 domain-containing protein 1a isoform X2 has protein sequence MEPNYGAAETILNKKTRPDPEGASSPRIPRDRTASPAKKLTTPTKADVIRRTPGSPASPAPRPKRDTMKSEERQQLAKERREEKAKYLAAKKSQWLEKEERAQQLREQQLEERRRRLEEQRVLAEKRRAALEERQKQKLEKNKERYEAAIHRSAKKTWAEIRQQRWSWAGNQNPNQKESRCSLSTVNLPKHVDSALNKRLSKSSATLWNSPSRTRNVALSPWESSIVDRLMTPTLAFLARSRSAASVLPNGKDGQSPLCPRSSSASPLTLCAHQRCSERWRVTSSTPDITQRQHRRSSTPMDRTKKEKKDKERENEKEKNALTKEKSLKKRQSLPSMRHRADLSPSPLSRPRPSSPAMPKGRTASPSPAASPRPPSTRGSPSTPKGRPRRARTPAKVDHRTSSPVQLERVREHRRPSTPENHSRRSPVIPAVRNSMASSKSASPSPEPYIKDVPSAAAAAPKPMAGTNNPEEAARILAEKRRQAREQRVREEEDRREQEEKERLLREERLAREEEDRRRREEEARAMAEEQQRRDEEQRMREEEEARERAVAEQEENVRLQKQKEEAEAKAREEAEKQRLEREKHFQKEEQERLERKKRLEEIMKRTRKSEASDKKETKCALPEPYPESANEVKECELNLDNNNKTEHGHSRQNPPGQTQLNGLQSSRRERNGLSAKVDAAAAAHLVEDIIINAANGARGRSEADGHDILAYDDGGGSTAAAFVKKAAPLKAQHVAEVL, from the exons ATGGAGCCAAATTACGGAGCAGCAGAAACAA TACTGAACAAGAAGACGAGGCCCGATCCAGAAGGGGCGAGCAGTCCTCGCATCCCCCGCGACAGAACGGCGTCGCCGGCCAAGAAACTGACCACTCCGACCAAAGCTGACGTGATTCGAAGAACGCCTGGCTCGCCGGCATCACCTGCCCCGCGGCCCAAAAGAG ACACCATGAAGTCAGAGGAGAGGCAGCAACTGGCTAAGGAGAGGCGAGAGGAAAAAGCCAAATATCTCG CTGCCAAGAAGAGCCAATGGCTGGAGAAGGAGGAGAGGGCACAGCAGCTGAGGGAGCAGCAGCTGGAGGAACGACGCAGGAGGCTGGAGGAGCAACGCGTCCTGGCGGAGAAACGCCGGGCCGCCCTTGAGGAGCGACAAAAGCAGAAGCTGGAGAAGAACAAG GAACGCTACGAGGCAGCCATCCACCGTTCCGCCAAGAAGACGTGGGCCGAAATCCGCCAACAGAGGTGGTCCTGGGCTGGCAACCAGAACCCCAACCAGAAAGAGA GCAGATGCTCTCTCTCCACCGTCAACCTGCCCAAACACGTGGACTCGGCCCTAAACAAGCGTCTCTCCAAGTCCTCGgccacactgtggaactcccccAGCAGAA CCCGTAACGTTGCCCTGAGCCCCTGGGAGAGCAGCATCGTGGACCGCCTGATGACGCCCACCTTGGCTTTCCTGGCTCGGAGCCGCAGCGCCGCCAGCGTGCTCCCGAACGGAAAAGACGGAC AGTCCCCGCTGTGCCCCCGCTCGTCGTCCGCCAGCCCCTTAACACTGTGCGCCCACCAGCGCTGCTCCGAGCGCTGGAGGGTGACGTCCAGCACGCCCGACATCACCCAGCGCCAGCACAGACGGAGCTCCACACCC ATGGACAGAACCAAAAAGGAGAAGAAAGACAAGGAGCGGGAGAACGAGAAAGAGAAAAATGCCCTGACAAAGGAGAAGTCCCTCAAGAAGAGGCAATCGCTTCCCAGCATGAGACACAGAGCAGACCTGAG TCCGAGTCCGCTATCGAGACCGCGGCCGTCATCGCCCGCCATGCCCAAAGGCAGGACCGCCTCGCCAAGTCCCGCCGCCTCCCCGAGGCCCCCCTCCACACGCGGCAGCCCGTCGACCCCCAAGGGACGGCCCAGGAGGGCGAGGACCCCCGCCAAGGTGGACCATCGCACCTCCTCCCCCGTCCAGCTGGAGCGAGTGAGGGAACATCGCAGGCCAAGCACCCCGGAGAACCACAGTCGGC GTTCTCCTGTGATTCCTGCTGTCAGAAACTCAATGGCTTCCAGCAAATCTGCCTCGCCGTCACCCGAGCCATATATCAAGGACGTTccttcggcggcggcggcggcccccaAGCCCATGGCGGGCACCAACAACCCAGAGGAGGCGGCCCGCATCCTGGCAGAGAAACGGCGGCAGGCTCGCGAGCAACGcgtgagggaggaggaggatcgCCGAGAGCAGGAGGAGAAGGAAAG GCTTCTGAGAGAGGAGCGCCTGgccagggaggaggaggacaggCGTCGGCGAGAGGAAGAGGCGCGAGCCATGGCCGAGGAGCAGCAGAGGAGGGATGAGGAGCAGCGgatgagggaggaggaggaggccaggGAGCGAGCCGTGGCCGAGCAGGAGGAGAACGTTCGGCTGCAAAAGCAG AAAGAGGAAGCTGAGGCAAAAGCTCGCGAGGAGGCGGAGAAGCAGCGCCTGGAGAGGGAGAAGCACTTCcagaaggaggagcaggagaGGCTGGAGAGGAAAAAG CGTCTGGAGGAGATTATGAAGAGGACGCGTAAATCGGAGGCAAGCGACAAG AAGGAGACTAAATGCGCATTGCCAGAGCCGTATCCAGAGAGTGCGAATGAGGTCAAAG AATGCGAGCTCAACctggacaacaacaacaagacggAACATGGACACAGCAGACAAAA CCCCCCGGGCCAAACTCAGCTCAACGGGCTCCAGTCCAGCAGACGCGAGCGCAACGGCTTATCGGCCAAAGTGgacgcagcggcggcggcgcactTGGTGGAGGACATCATCATCAACGCCGCCAACGGCGCGCGGGGGCGCTCCGAGGCTGACGGCCACGACATCCTGGCctacgacgacggcggcggcagcaCCGCCGCCGCCTTTGTGAAGAAAGCGGCGCCGCTGAAAGCGCAGCACGTGGCAG aAGTGCTGTGA
- the map7d1a gene encoding MAP7 domain-containing protein 1a isoform X4 — MEPNYGAAETILNKKTRPDPEGASSPRIPRDRTASPAKKLTTPTKADVIRRTPGSPASPAPRPKRDTMKSEERQQLAKERREEKAKYLAAKKSQWLEKEERAQQLREQQLEERRRRLEEQRVLAEKRRAALEERQKQKLEKNKERYEAAIHRSAKKTWAEIRQQRWSWAGNQNPNQKETRNVALSPWESSIVDRLMTPTLAFLARSRSAASVLPNGKDGQSPLCPRSSSASPLTLCAHQRCSERWRVTSSTPDITQRQHRRSSTPMDRTKKEKKDKERENEKEKNALTKEKSLKKRQSLPSMRHRADLSPSPLSRPRPSSPAMPKGRTASPSPAASPRPPSTRGSPSTPKGRPRRARTPAKVDHRTSSPVQLERVREHRRPSTPENHSRRSPVIPAVRNSMASSKSASPSPEPYIKDVPSAAAAAPKPMAGTNNPEEAARILAEKRRQAREQRVREEEDRREQEEKERLLREERLAREEEDRRRREEEARAMAEEQQRRDEEQRMREEEEARERAVAEQEENVRLQKQKEEAEAKAREEAEKQRLEREKHFQKEEQERLERKKRLEEIMKRTRKSEASDKKETKCALPEPYPESANEVKECELNLDNNNKTEHGHSRQNPPGQTQLNGLQSSRRERNGLSAKVDAAAAAHLVEDIIINAANGARGRSEADGHDILAYDDGGGSTAAAFVKKAAPLKAQHVAEVL; from the exons ATGGAGCCAAATTACGGAGCAGCAGAAACAA TACTGAACAAGAAGACGAGGCCCGATCCAGAAGGGGCGAGCAGTCCTCGCATCCCCCGCGACAGAACGGCGTCGCCGGCCAAGAAACTGACCACTCCGACCAAAGCTGACGTGATTCGAAGAACGCCTGGCTCGCCGGCATCACCTGCCCCGCGGCCCAAAAGAG ACACCATGAAGTCAGAGGAGAGGCAGCAACTGGCTAAGGAGAGGCGAGAGGAAAAAGCCAAATATCTCG CTGCCAAGAAGAGCCAATGGCTGGAGAAGGAGGAGAGGGCACAGCAGCTGAGGGAGCAGCAGCTGGAGGAACGACGCAGGAGGCTGGAGGAGCAACGCGTCCTGGCGGAGAAACGCCGGGCCGCCCTTGAGGAGCGACAAAAGCAGAAGCTGGAGAAGAACAAG GAACGCTACGAGGCAGCCATCCACCGTTCCGCCAAGAAGACGTGGGCCGAAATCCGCCAACAGAGGTGGTCCTGGGCTGGCAACCAGAACCCCAACCAGAAAGAGA CCCGTAACGTTGCCCTGAGCCCCTGGGAGAGCAGCATCGTGGACCGCCTGATGACGCCCACCTTGGCTTTCCTGGCTCGGAGCCGCAGCGCCGCCAGCGTGCTCCCGAACGGAAAAGACGGAC AGTCCCCGCTGTGCCCCCGCTCGTCGTCCGCCAGCCCCTTAACACTGTGCGCCCACCAGCGCTGCTCCGAGCGCTGGAGGGTGACGTCCAGCACGCCCGACATCACCCAGCGCCAGCACAGACGGAGCTCCACACCC ATGGACAGAACCAAAAAGGAGAAGAAAGACAAGGAGCGGGAGAACGAGAAAGAGAAAAATGCCCTGACAAAGGAGAAGTCCCTCAAGAAGAGGCAATCGCTTCCCAGCATGAGACACAGAGCAGACCTGAG TCCGAGTCCGCTATCGAGACCGCGGCCGTCATCGCCCGCCATGCCCAAAGGCAGGACCGCCTCGCCAAGTCCCGCCGCCTCCCCGAGGCCCCCCTCCACACGCGGCAGCCCGTCGACCCCCAAGGGACGGCCCAGGAGGGCGAGGACCCCCGCCAAGGTGGACCATCGCACCTCCTCCCCCGTCCAGCTGGAGCGAGTGAGGGAACATCGCAGGCCAAGCACCCCGGAGAACCACAGTCGGC GTTCTCCTGTGATTCCTGCTGTCAGAAACTCAATGGCTTCCAGCAAATCTGCCTCGCCGTCACCCGAGCCATATATCAAGGACGTTccttcggcggcggcggcggcccccaAGCCCATGGCGGGCACCAACAACCCAGAGGAGGCGGCCCGCATCCTGGCAGAGAAACGGCGGCAGGCTCGCGAGCAACGcgtgagggaggaggaggatcgCCGAGAGCAGGAGGAGAAGGAAAG GCTTCTGAGAGAGGAGCGCCTGgccagggaggaggaggacaggCGTCGGCGAGAGGAAGAGGCGCGAGCCATGGCCGAGGAGCAGCAGAGGAGGGATGAGGAGCAGCGgatgagggaggaggaggaggccaggGAGCGAGCCGTGGCCGAGCAGGAGGAGAACGTTCGGCTGCAAAAGCAG AAAGAGGAAGCTGAGGCAAAAGCTCGCGAGGAGGCGGAGAAGCAGCGCCTGGAGAGGGAGAAGCACTTCcagaaggaggagcaggagaGGCTGGAGAGGAAAAAG CGTCTGGAGGAGATTATGAAGAGGACGCGTAAATCGGAGGCAAGCGACAAG AAGGAGACTAAATGCGCATTGCCAGAGCCGTATCCAGAGAGTGCGAATGAGGTCAAAG AATGCGAGCTCAACctggacaacaacaacaagacggAACATGGACACAGCAGACAAAA CCCCCCGGGCCAAACTCAGCTCAACGGGCTCCAGTCCAGCAGACGCGAGCGCAACGGCTTATCGGCCAAAGTGgacgcagcggcggcggcgcactTGGTGGAGGACATCATCATCAACGCCGCCAACGGCGCGCGGGGGCGCTCCGAGGCTGACGGCCACGACATCCTGGCctacgacgacggcggcggcagcaCCGCCGCCGCCTTTGTGAAGAAAGCGGCGCCGCTGAAAGCGCAGCACGTGGCAG aAGTGCTGTGA